The following proteins are co-located in the Paenibacillus sp. JNUCC32 genome:
- a CDS encoding helix-turn-helix domain-containing protein, whose product MLQYSTSISKTLNLEEKGMTSLQQNWYRKLLLSYFPIFLITITILVFLSFIMFNEASREEAAKANGISTRFIMEDLDRSINAIEMNVLNEVETSALYSSYLFSNPSSDQNLMYSLVKRLRGLQSGSDLIESVYLYRHSDQSVLTTSGQSPLSTFPDRSYIEFAVKEHDYRGWSAVRSMTGLGENEPKQVISMYKNLPLPFGSQGLLVINVSMYRVEQMINPMINDSVSFLNILDSSGDLIFEASQIGEDKRAKEGKVLTTLQSDQLGWTFESGLRVGQLYAWVSVVSYIWIVIGFVTVVLAVIYIVYVTRRNYQPIKAMMNRIESIQLNMPQAAKDELSMIDSALESLISRSMDYDKKRHENLQLQRSQLFMDLISGQKPEEELLSRMAELIPMKLPEQPAGYVILLGEINDYSGFQDVHTVRDQNVLKFALMNVFQELARNAGFNSWLEWIAGSRVGILIALPEMKEETRASLIRAAEECRSWVEEKLRLSVRFGLGSTVAGLHEIGASHQSASEALGHRLAMGDHAVLVGDELPRGDLSRLLPYLNEISELVKDFRLNNEGWRTRLKDMFVSFKAERLKDDTIRSLVNSMLQLLAREVGVLSDELRNQLSEGREHVLAGAATLEELQSRITDQLTEIYRTYVALSETKSYRAMISEMKHYIEEHFDDPNLSLKHLSDRFQISGKYASYLFKMEYDMKFVDFLVQLRMKRAEELLAQTDLSIQEIAEKIGYANSITFGRVFKRTSGVTPGDYRKLKMKPAPGTELGS is encoded by the coding sequence ATGCTACAATATAGCACAAGCATAAGTAAAACGCTTAACCTGGAAGAGAAAGGAATGACTTCTTTGCAGCAAAACTGGTACCGCAAGCTGCTTCTCTCCTATTTTCCCATATTCCTCATCACGATTACGATCCTGGTGTTTCTTTCATTCATCATGTTTAATGAGGCCTCGCGCGAAGAGGCAGCCAAAGCAAACGGAATTTCCACGCGTTTTATTATGGAAGATCTGGATCGTTCCATCAACGCCATCGAGATGAACGTGCTGAACGAAGTGGAGACGAGTGCCCTATACTCAAGCTATCTGTTCAGCAACCCGTCATCCGACCAAAATTTGATGTACTCGCTTGTCAAACGTCTCCGCGGGTTACAATCGGGCAGCGACCTGATCGAATCGGTCTATTTATACCGTCATTCGGATCAGTCGGTGCTGACCACCAGCGGCCAAAGCCCGCTCTCGACTTTTCCGGACCGTTCTTATATCGAGTTTGCCGTGAAAGAGCACGACTACCGGGGGTGGTCCGCCGTTCGATCCATGACGGGACTCGGGGAGAACGAGCCGAAGCAGGTCATCTCCATGTATAAAAATTTGCCGCTTCCCTTCGGAAGCCAAGGGCTGCTCGTCATTAACGTAAGCATGTACCGGGTGGAGCAGATGATCAATCCGATGATAAATGACAGCGTTTCCTTTTTGAATATTTTGGACTCCAGCGGAGATCTCATATTTGAAGCATCCCAAATCGGAGAGGATAAGCGGGCCAAAGAAGGCAAGGTGCTGACGACGCTGCAATCGGATCAGCTGGGATGGACTTTTGAAAGCGGTCTCCGGGTCGGGCAGCTCTATGCTTGGGTGTCGGTCGTATCCTACATCTGGATCGTGATCGGCTTCGTAACCGTGGTGCTTGCCGTTATTTATATCGTCTATGTTACCAGGCGGAATTATCAGCCGATCAAAGCCATGATGAACCGCATCGAGTCCATTCAGCTCAACATGCCCCAGGCCGCCAAGGATGAGCTTTCCATGATCGATAGTGCGCTTGAAAGCCTGATCAGCCGGTCCATGGACTATGACAAAAAGCGGCACGAGAATCTCCAGCTTCAGCGCAGCCAGCTGTTCATGGACCTGATCAGCGGGCAGAAGCCCGAAGAGGAACTGCTGTCCCGGATGGCAGAGCTGATTCCGATGAAGCTGCCGGAACAGCCGGCGGGTTACGTCATCCTGCTCGGTGAAATCAACGATTACAGCGGTTTTCAGGATGTTCATACCGTCCGCGACCAGAACGTGCTGAAGTTTGCCTTGATGAACGTGTTCCAGGAGCTTGCACGCAATGCCGGCTTCAACAGCTGGCTAGAATGGATCGCCGGCAGCCGCGTAGGCATTCTGATCGCGCTTCCGGAGATGAAGGAGGAGACGCGTGCTTCCCTGATCCGCGCAGCTGAGGAATGTCGGAGCTGGGTCGAGGAAAAGCTTCGTTTGTCGGTGAGGTTCGGGCTGGGCAGCACGGTTGCCGGGCTGCATGAAATAGGCGCTTCGCACCAATCAGCCTCCGAGGCGCTCGGCCACAGGCTGGCGATGGGCGATCATGCCGTGCTGGTCGGGGACGAGCTGCCCCGGGGAGATTTAAGCCGCCTGCTTCCTTATCTGAATGAAATCTCGGAGCTGGTCAAGGACTTCCGATTAAATAATGAAGGCTGGAGAACCCGTCTGAAGGACATGTTCGTTTCATTCAAGGCAGAGCGTCTGAAGGACGATACGATCCGTTCTCTGGTCAACAGCATGCTTCAGCTGCTGGCCCGGGAGGTCGGTGTGTTATCCGACGAGCTGAGGAACCAGCTGTCGGAGGGCAGGGAGCACGTACTGGCTGGAGCCGCAACCTTAGAGGAGCTGCAGAGCAGGATCACCGATCAGTTGACGGAAATTTACCGCACCTATGTTGCGCTTAGCGAAACCAAGAGCTACCGTGCCATGATCAGCGAGATGAAGCACTATATAGAAGAGCATTTCGACGATCCGAATTTGTCCCTGAAGCATCTGAGCGACCGTTTTCAGATTTCCGGAAAATATGCAAGCTATCTGTTTAAGATGGAATACGATATGAAATTCGTGGATTTCCTCGTACAGCTGCGCATGAAGCGGGCGGAGGAGCTTCTGGCGCAGACCGACCTCTCGATACAGGAAATTGCGGAGAAGATTGGATACGCCAACTCCATTACCTTCGGGCGGGTGTTCAAACGGACGTCGGGTGTGACGCCGGGCGACTACCGAAAGCTGAAAATGAAGCCTGCTCCGGGGACGGAGCTCGGATCCTAG
- a CDS encoding Gfo/Idh/MocA family protein: MTTAFKVVIAGCGSMANTWADYAKGREDVEIVGLVDIQETFAKAFADRHGLSCPTYDNINDALASSGANIVFDVTIPASHYGISTAALKHGCHVFSEKPLAESMTECLDIVKLAESAGRTHAVMQNRRFDPRIRAFKSLIDSGAIGKPGFIGADFFLGAHFGGFRDLMDSPLLLDMAIHTFDQARMISGADPVSVYCQEFNPPGSWYAGNAMAICIYEMSDGSVFNYRGSWCAEGAQTSWEAAWRVTGERGTAIWDGHDEIYAEVVAEGDQSGSFIRKYERIEGTLPAMGKTGHHGCLENMFHALEAGIKPETDCSDNVYSMAMVLAALESAKTGRKIMISEFVNGMGV, from the coding sequence ATGACCACGGCGTTTAAAGTTGTTATCGCGGGATGCGGGAGCATGGCGAATACTTGGGCGGATTATGCCAAAGGGCGGGAGGACGTTGAAATCGTGGGTCTCGTGGACATTCAGGAGACTTTCGCGAAGGCATTTGCCGATCGGCACGGTCTTTCCTGTCCGACGTATGACAATATTAACGATGCACTTGCTTCAAGCGGTGCGAATATCGTATTCGATGTGACCATTCCCGCCAGCCACTATGGGATCAGCACGGCTGCGCTGAAGCACGGGTGTCATGTATTCAGCGAAAAACCGTTAGCGGAATCGATGACGGAATGTCTGGATATCGTGAAGCTGGCGGAGTCTGCTGGCAGAACCCATGCCGTCATGCAAAACCGCCGATTTGATCCGCGAATACGTGCTTTCAAGTCTTTGATCGATAGCGGAGCGATCGGAAAGCCCGGTTTCATAGGGGCCGATTTCTTTCTTGGCGCGCATTTCGGCGGATTTCGGGACCTGATGGACAGTCCCCTGCTGCTAGATATGGCCATTCACACCTTCGATCAGGCCCGCATGATCAGCGGAGCCGATCCGGTATCCGTATATTGTCAGGAGTTCAACCCGCCCGGTTCCTGGTACGCCGGCAATGCGATGGCGATATGCATCTATGAAATGTCGGACGGCTCCGTGTTCAATTACCGCGGGTCCTGGTGTGCCGAAGGCGCTCAAACCTCCTGGGAAGCCGCCTGGCGCGTCACGGGTGAGAGGGGAACGGCAATCTGGGACGGACATGACGAGATCTATGCGGAGGTCGTGGCGGAAGGGGATCAATCGGGAAGCTTCATTCGGAAGTATGAGCGGATTGAAGGCACGCTGCCAGCCATGGGGAAGACGGGGCATCATGGCTGTCTGGAAAATATGTTTCACGCACTGGAAGCCGGCATCAAGCCGGAAACCGACTGCAGCGACAACGTATACAGCATGGCGATGGTGCTGGCTGCATTGGAAAGCGCCAAGACCGGACGGAAAATCATGATTTCGGAGTTCGTGAACGGAATGGGCGTTTAA